In Bacteroidota bacterium, a single genomic region encodes these proteins:
- a CDS encoding SRPBCC family protein — MKILKKIGIALLAIIAIALITAAFTRKDYAVEREIVINKPNAEVFNYVKNLKNQNYFSKWNMTDPNAKMDYKGTDGTVGFIASWDSQNDQVGTGEQEIMSIVEGSRMDVELRFTKPFVATDKGYFITQAEGDNQTKVKWGFKGKMDYPMNLMLLLMNMEEMIGNDMATSLGNLKVLLEKQ, encoded by the coding sequence ATGAAAATTCTAAAAAAAATCGGAATCGCATTGCTTGCGATAATTGCCATTGCACTAATTACCGCTGCATTTACTCGTAAAGATTATGCAGTTGAACGAGAAATTGTAATTAATAAACCCAATGCAGAGGTCTTTAATTATGTGAAAAATCTCAAAAATCAAAACTACTTCAGCAAATGGAACATGACCGACCCAAATGCAAAAATGGATTACAAAGGTACCGATGGAACGGTTGGTTTTATTGCTTCCTGGGATAGTCAGAACGATCAAGTTGGAACAGGAGAGCAAGAAATAATGAGCATTGTAGAAGGGTCAAGAATGGATGTAGAATTGCGCTTCACAAAACCATTTGTAGCTACCGATAAAGGGTATTTTATCACCCAAGCCGAAGGCGATAATCAAACCAAAGTAAAATGGGGATTTAAAGGAAAAATGGACTACCCAATGAACCTTATGTTGCTATTAATGAACATGGAAGAAATGATTGGGAATGATATGGCTACTAGTTTGGGTAATTTGAAAGTACTCTTGGAAAAGCAATAA